A genomic region of Zea mays cultivar B73 chromosome 6, Zm-B73-REFERENCE-NAM-5.0, whole genome shotgun sequence contains the following coding sequences:
- the LOC103630375 gene encoding ethylene-responsive transcription factor ERF020 translates to MSRAATNSGAERRCRYRGVRRRAWGKWVSEIRVPGTRERLWLGSYAAPEAAAVAHDAAACLLRGCAGRRLNFPGRAACYYACGGQQPLSPRSVQRVASDAGMAADAQIVDARAALASPPPVVQPAALAGIIGGAAREGGGGVRGPACAPAPPSNGAGSSSTYWSTPSSEPPLVYGDISVDDIEILI, encoded by the coding sequence ATGAGCCGCGCAGCGACCAACAGCGGCGCGGAGCGGCGGTGCCGGTACAGGGGCGTGCGGCGGCGGGCCTGGGGGAAGTGGGTGTCGGAGATCCGGGTGCCGGGCACGCGGGAGCGGCTGTGGCTGGGATCCTACGCGGCGCCCGAGGCCGCCGCCGTCGCGCACGACGCCGCCGCGTGCCTCCTCCGCGGCTGCGCGGGCCGCCGCCTCAACTTCCCGGGCCGCGCCGCCTGCTACTACGCCTGCGGCGGGCAGCAGCCGCTGTCGCCGCGCTCCGTGCAGCGCGTCGCGTCCGACGCCGGCATGGCCGCCGACGCGCAGATCGTCGACGCGCGGGCGGCCCTCGCCTCGCCGCCGCCCGTTGTCCAGCCCGCCGCTCTCGCTGGCATTATTGGCGGCGCCGCGCGAGAAGGCGGCGGAGGCGTGCGAGGCCCCGCGTGCGCGCCGGCGCCGCCAAGCAACGGCGCTGGCAGCAGCAGTACGTATTGGTCCACGCCGAGCAGTGAGCCGCCGCTTGTTTACGGGGACATTAGCGTAGACGACATAGAGATCTTGATTTGA